From a single Cyclobacterium marinum DSM 745 genomic region:
- the xerD gene encoding site-specific tyrosine recombinase XerD: protein MSWEKEIKAFGYYLKIERSLSENSILAYRQDIQKLANFMEKNFPEVLPERVQLYHLRQFVNLLGEFSISEFSQARIISGIKAFFKFMLYEDKIEENPSDLLEAPKLTRTLPDTLSYAEIEEIFEAIPLGEPEGHRNRAMLEMLYSSGLRVSELINLKLSQYFDDIGFLRILGKGNKERLVPIGKSATKYLSIYLKEIRAHQVIAKGHEDYVFLNRRGKKLSRVMVFLIIKKTVEKAGLHKKVSPHTFRHSFATHLVEGGADLRAVQEMLGHESITTTEIYTHLDRDYLRQVLDDFLPGK, encoded by the coding sequence ATGTCTTGGGAAAAGGAAATAAAAGCTTTTGGTTATTACTTAAAAATTGAGCGCTCTCTAAGCGAGAATTCGATTTTAGCCTATAGGCAAGACATACAGAAGTTAGCCAACTTTATGGAGAAGAATTTTCCTGAAGTTTTACCGGAAAGGGTGCAATTGTATCACTTGAGACAATTTGTAAACCTCCTCGGAGAGTTTTCTATTTCGGAATTTTCTCAGGCACGGATAATTTCAGGTATCAAAGCTTTCTTTAAGTTTATGCTTTATGAAGATAAAATCGAAGAAAACCCTTCAGACTTATTAGAGGCCCCCAAGTTGACGCGCACTTTGCCGGATACATTAAGCTATGCGGAAATTGAGGAAATTTTTGAAGCGATTCCTTTGGGTGAACCGGAAGGTCATAGGAATAGGGCAATGCTTGAAATGCTTTACAGTAGTGGTTTAAGGGTTTCTGAGCTGATCAACCTGAAATTAAGTCAGTATTTTGATGACATAGGCTTTTTAAGAATATTAGGAAAAGGGAACAAGGAACGTCTGGTACCCATAGGCAAATCTGCTACCAAATACCTAAGCATATATCTCAAGGAAATAAGGGCTCATCAGGTGATTGCAAAAGGCCATGAAGATTACGTTTTTCTCAATAGAAGAGGAAAGAAGCTTAGTAGGGTAATGGTATTTTTAATAATAAAGAAGACGGTGGAAAAAGCAGGTCTTCATAAAAAAGTTAGCCCTCATACTTTTAGGCACAGCTTTGCTACCCACCTTGTGGAAGGGGGGGCAGATTTGAGAGCTGTACAAGAAATGTTAGGACATGAGAGTATCACAACAACGGAGATTTATACACACTTGGACAGGGATTATTTGCGACAAGTTTTAGATGATTTTCTTCCTGGAAAGTAG
- the aroQ gene encoding type II 3-dehydroquinate dehydratase, whose translation MKITIINGPNLNLLGKREPETYGSRSFEDYFETLVEKYPDLELTYYQSNVEGELVNKLHEVGFEHDAILINAGAYTHTSVAISDAIAGINTPVLEIHISNIYKRETFRHKSIISKECVGMIAGLGLKGYELGLNYFIDNQKENA comes from the coding sequence TTGAAAATCACGATCATAAACGGACCTAATTTAAATTTATTAGGAAAGCGAGAGCCTGAAACCTATGGAAGTCGCTCATTTGAAGATTATTTTGAGACTCTGGTAGAAAAATATCCGGACCTAGAATTGACCTATTACCAGAGCAATGTGGAAGGCGAACTGGTTAATAAACTTCATGAGGTGGGTTTTGAGCACGATGCAATCTTAATCAATGCCGGTGCCTATACCCACACTTCAGTGGCCATATCCGACGCCATTGCAGGCATCAACACCCCCGTTTTGGAAATTCACATTTCCAATATTTACAAGAGAGAAACTTTCCGCCACAAAAGCATAATATCCAAAGAATGTGTAGGCATGATCGCCGGCTTGGGATTGAAAGGCTATGAGCTTGGATTGAATTACTTTATAGATAATCAGAAAGAAAACGCATAA
- a CDS encoding aminotransferase class V-fold PLP-dependent enzyme, with protein MAILTFAPGPSKVYDKLPDYFQEAYQQGILSANHRSGVFMDLYKDTERLFKEKLAVPEDYKLLFTSSATENWEIITQSLVLKASFHIYSGSFGKKWFGFAQNIIPETAALVFDKNESLTVNDLEIGNDFDLIAITQNETSNATQVTNDTIAAIGNKYPDKMLAIDTTSSMAGIFLDFSLADIWYASVQKCFGLPAGLGILIVSPKAIERAKAKGEKGRYNSLNFMLENAANYQTHYTPNVLNIYLLNRVLADLPNIAKVNAKTEERMRILEEIVEQSPALDFLVSNEATRSRTVLGVGGEEKFIKQIKAEAEEQGMQMGSGYGPLKPTSFRIANFPALNDDEFEQLIAFLKAY; from the coding sequence ATGGCTATACTCACTTTTGCACCGGGTCCATCAAAGGTATACGATAAATTACCGGACTATTTTCAAGAGGCTTACCAACAAGGCATCTTAAGTGCCAATCATCGCAGTGGAGTTTTTATGGATCTTTACAAGGATACAGAAAGGTTATTCAAAGAAAAGCTGGCTGTACCGGAAGACTATAAATTATTGTTTACCTCCTCAGCCACTGAAAACTGGGAGATCATCACCCAATCCTTGGTTCTAAAAGCCTCTTTTCATATTTACTCCGGTTCATTTGGAAAAAAATGGTTCGGTTTTGCTCAAAATATTATTCCTGAAACAGCGGCTTTGGTCTTTGACAAAAACGAAAGCTTAACAGTAAATGACTTAGAAATTGGAAATGATTTTGATCTTATTGCGATCACACAAAACGAAACATCCAATGCCACTCAAGTTACCAATGATACCATAGCTGCTATTGGCAACAAGTATCCGGATAAAATGTTGGCCATAGATACCACCTCATCCATGGCCGGAATATTTTTAGACTTTAGCCTGGCAGATATCTGGTATGCTTCCGTACAAAAATGCTTTGGATTGCCCGCAGGTCTGGGAATTTTGATAGTTTCTCCAAAAGCCATTGAAAGAGCCAAAGCGAAGGGTGAAAAGGGAAGGTACAATAGCCTAAATTTTATGCTGGAAAATGCGGCCAACTACCAAACTCACTATACGCCTAATGTATTAAACATTTATTTATTAAACAGGGTTTTAGCAGACCTTCCTAATATAGCTAAAGTAAATGCAAAAACTGAAGAGCGGATGCGCATTCTGGAAGAGATTGTGGAGCAATCTCCAGCTTTGGATTTCTTGGTAAGCAACGAGGCTACAAGAAGTCGAACAGTATTGGGTGTTGGTGGTGAAGAAAAATTTATTAAACAAATAAAAGCTGAAGCTGAAGAGCAGGGAATGCAAATGGGGAGTGGTTATGGCCCATTGAAGCCAACCAGCTTTAGGATCGCCAATTTCCCTGCATTGAATGACGATGAGTTTGAACAACTAATTGCCTTTCTTAAAGCCTATTAA
- a CDS encoding MarC family protein, producing MFDLKEILSVTLILFSVIDILGSIPIVINLRKKVGHIQSGKATIAAGVLMVAFLLVGKSILSLFGIDVEDFAIAGALIIFAIGAEMILGIELFKNDPEASSTSTSIVPIAFPLIAGAGTLTTILTLKSEFGQANIAIGIILNLIIIYAVLKSTHFLERKLGKTGLDILRRIFGIILLSIAIKIFKTNLFPGS from the coding sequence TTGTTTGATTTGAAGGAAATATTATCTGTTACATTAATTCTTTTTTCTGTGATCGATATTTTGGGATCTATACCAATAGTAATCAATCTAAGGAAGAAAGTGGGCCATATTCAAAGTGGTAAGGCCACTATTGCTGCAGGGGTTTTGATGGTGGCCTTCCTTTTGGTTGGAAAATCAATTTTAAGCCTATTTGGCATAGATGTAGAAGATTTTGCAATTGCCGGTGCCTTAATCATCTTTGCGATAGGAGCAGAGATGATTTTAGGCATAGAACTATTTAAAAACGATCCTGAAGCAAGCTCAACCAGTACCTCAATAGTGCCTATAGCTTTTCCTTTGATTGCTGGTGCAGGTACTTTAACCACCATACTTACCTTAAAGTCAGAATTTGGACAAGCCAATATTGCCATTGGCATCATTTTAAACCTTATCATCATCTATGCTGTATTGAAAAGTACACATTTCTTGGAACGAAAACTTGGAAAAACAGGCCTAGATATCTTGAGGAGGATTTTTGGAATTATCCTGCTTTCTATTGCGATAAAAATTTTCAAGACCAACCTATTTCCGGGATCATAA
- a CDS encoding PRC-barrel domain-containing protein, giving the protein MNNPNNFQLRSSELISRNVKTARDESVGSIKDIVLNTSTSQVDYVVLKVDEGFLNLGSKLLAMPFESFNFNPPHGDAVLVRETKETLENAPGFENDNWPTGPQGEFLHTMRSYYSAEDRSLYGRYDLENRTIFDHQDRLDVREDRIKEKRSGNGFLEKDRRGDRSFNTRRGGDPVI; this is encoded by the coding sequence ATGAATAATCCAAATAATTTCCAGTTAAGAAGTTCAGAACTAATTTCACGCAATGTGAAGACGGCAAGGGATGAATCCGTAGGTTCTATCAAGGACATTGTTCTAAACACTTCAACATCCCAAGTAGACTATGTTGTATTGAAGGTGGACGAGGGGTTCTTAAACCTTGGTTCAAAATTATTGGCAATGCCTTTTGAATCGTTCAATTTTAACCCTCCACATGGAGATGCAGTACTCGTTAGAGAGACCAAAGAAACATTAGAAAATGCGCCGGGATTTGAAAATGACAATTGGCCAACAGGCCCGCAAGGTGAATTCTTACATACCATGCGAAGTTATTACAGTGCCGAAGATCGAAGTCTATACGGACGATATGACCTAGAAAACCGAACCATTTTCGATCATCAAGATCGTTTAGATGTTCGAGAAGACAGAATCAAAGAAAAACGCTCAGGAAACGGATTCCTAGAGAAAGACCGTAGGGGTGACAGGTCCTTCAATACCAGAAGGGGTGGAGATCCTGTAATATAA